A stretch of Desulfurellaceae bacterium DNA encodes these proteins:
- a CDS encoding ATP-binding cassette domain-containing protein, whose amino-acid sequence MIVASQLTKRYGAVRAVTEVSFSVEHGEIVGLLGPNGAGKSTTMRMLACILAPTSGTAELAGYDILRHSFEVRRRLGYMPENISLYPEMTIRGFLDFVGKMKRLRRRARAARVAAVIEELDLGRLSARYIGTLSKGYRQRVGLAQALLHDPTVLILDEPTIGLDPEQAAEFRRLIRGMRGRRTVLLSTHILSEVRLTCDRVMIINQGRVLALDSPDNLTLALRDSAELVAQIAGPPETVVETLQALPGVRSVACHSPDDDGPGSYTVHAEPAAEVRPAIVATATARGWPVFELRSREMELEEIFHRVLHAQPPAAER is encoded by the coding sequence ATGATTGTCGCCTCCCAGTTGACCAAGCGCTACGGGGCGGTTCGCGCCGTCACCGAGGTCAGTTTTTCCGTTGAGCACGGCGAAATCGTCGGCCTGTTGGGTCCGAACGGGGCGGGCAAGTCTACGACCATGCGAATGCTGGCCTGCATCCTGGCCCCGACCTCGGGCACGGCCGAGCTGGCCGGCTATGACATTCTGCGCCACTCGTTCGAGGTCCGCCGGCGGCTGGGTTACATGCCCGAGAACATCTCGCTGTACCCGGAAATGACAATCCGCGGTTTTCTCGATTTTGTCGGTAAAATGAAGCGCCTGCGCCGCCGCGCTCGCGCCGCCCGCGTCGCCGCAGTCATTGAAGAGCTTGACCTTGGCCGGCTGTCCGCGCGCTACATCGGAACCCTGTCCAAAGGCTACCGCCAACGGGTCGGTCTGGCCCAGGCCCTGTTGCACGATCCCACGGTTTTGATCCTGGACGAACCGACCATCGGCCTCGACCCCGAGCAGGCGGCCGAGTTCCGGCGCCTGATTCGCGGCATGCGCGGCCGACGGACGGTGCTGTTATCGACCCACATCCTGTCCGAAGTCCGCCTGACCTGCGACCGGGTGATGATCATCAATCAGGGCCGGGTGCTGGCCCTCGACAGCCCGGACAACCTGACGCTGGCGCTGCGCGACTCGGCCGAGCTGGTGGCCCAGATCGCCGGACCGCCGGAGACCGTCGTCGAGACGCTGCAAGCCCTGCCCGGGGTGCGCAGCGTTGCCTGCCACAGTCCGGACGACGACGGTCCCGGCTCGTACACGGTCCACGCCGAGCCCGCAGCAGAGGTCCGACCCGCCATTGTGGCGACCGCGACCGCTCGCGGCTGGCCGGTCTTTGAGCTGCGCTCGCGGGAGATGGAACTCGAAGAAATCTTCCACCGTGTGCTGCACGCCCAGCCGCCGGCCGCCGAACGCTGA
- a CDS encoding Gldg family protein translates to MSCLAVFSKELRASFGLFLAYAIVAVALALAGFFFYTDLSLFMLLGGVNLERGLWEFFFHDVRFVLLLLVPVLTARAFAEEKKLGTLDLLWTYPVSETSVLVGKFLAAAVLLAVVLGLTTFYPLVLSWYHPQVSWSPLLAGYVGLFLLGLAFVSVGLFLSALTDSQAVAAMATLGVLVLFWSLTWNEQAVSETVVHVLLQISLFDRFYHFARGAIDSQEISFLVLFSLFFLVLTWQALRSRRWRGKGEFSSLRAFLETPSRRQWLVVGAVNLGLLVGLVGLQSLSIRHNLRWDLTPSQSLTLSPQTRELLGDLADQEVVLTLFFGGSPDAYQAFEDLFKRYASYNSSFRYRILYRDRNLGLAQQYGAGHYGATVMEYQGQRKLLPIASEELITQALFQFLHGQEKVVYFIGGHGEHDPFSRHARDGYSEAALALRNENFVVKPLLLSRTARVPEDAALLVLSGPRADLLPRETAVLERFVADGGSLLVMIDPMAAPNLSAFLSTYGVGLSQDLVYDPSNRLFGGDALSPIVSLYNTGVAIVRDFAINTIFPLARSVEPLDPLPHPALSAAPFCRTGPGSWARFTPGAEVSAGALEFEGTQARQGPISLAVAVTVDLDGWSATDAGVTAPSPAVPAQPARAPQNTARLVVYGDSDFVSNARLSLLGNRDLFLNTVQWLVQEERFITERPKNEETAPKLSTIFLTARQSRQLFWLAVLGEPLAVLLIGLVVAGYRRRRTV, encoded by the coding sequence ATGAGTTGTCTCGCCGTTTTCAGCAAAGAGCTGAGAGCCTCTTTCGGGCTCTTCCTGGCCTATGCCATTGTCGCCGTCGCCCTGGCCCTGGCCGGTTTCTTTTTCTACACCGATCTCAGCCTGTTCATGCTCTTGGGCGGGGTCAATCTGGAGCGGGGCTTGTGGGAGTTCTTCTTTCACGATGTCCGCTTTGTGCTCCTGCTGCTGGTCCCGGTCCTGACCGCCCGGGCCTTTGCCGAGGAGAAGAAGCTCGGCACCCTCGACCTGCTGTGGACCTACCCGGTCTCGGAGACCAGCGTCCTGGTCGGCAAGTTTCTGGCCGCTGCGGTGCTGCTGGCGGTGGTGTTGGGCCTGACCACCTTCTACCCCCTGGTCCTGTCCTGGTACCACCCCCAGGTCAGCTGGTCGCCGCTGCTGGCCGGCTACGTCGGCCTGTTTCTGCTCGGCCTGGCCTTTGTCAGCGTCGGCCTGTTTCTGTCGGCCCTGACCGACAGTCAGGCGGTGGCCGCCATGGCCACCCTGGGCGTCCTGGTGCTGTTCTGGTCGCTGACCTGGAACGAACAGGCGGTCAGCGAGACGGTCGTCCACGTCCTGCTCCAGATCTCGCTCTTTGACCGCTTCTACCATTTCGCCCGCGGCGCGATCGACAGCCAGGAAATCAGCTTCCTGGTTTTGTTCAGCCTGTTTTTTCTGGTCCTGACCTGGCAGGCGCTGCGCTCGCGGCGCTGGCGTGGCAAGGGCGAGTTCTCGTCGCTGCGCGCCTTTCTGGAAACGCCCAGCCGGCGCCAGTGGCTGGTGGTCGGCGCCGTCAATCTGGGGCTGCTGGTCGGCCTGGTCGGACTCCAAAGCCTGTCCATACGTCACAACCTGCGCTGGGACCTGACCCCCAGTCAGAGCCTGACCCTGTCTCCCCAGACCCGGGAGTTGCTCGGCGACCTGGCCGACCAGGAGGTCGTGCTGACGCTCTTCTTCGGCGGCTCGCCCGATGCCTACCAGGCGTTTGAAGACTTGTTCAAACGCTACGCATCCTACAACTCCAGCTTCCGCTACCGTATTCTCTACCGCGACCGCAACCTGGGCCTCGCCCAGCAGTACGGCGCCGGCCACTACGGGGCGACGGTGATGGAATACCAGGGCCAGCGCAAGCTGCTGCCCATCGCCAGCGAGGAACTGATTACCCAGGCCCTGTTCCAGTTCCTGCACGGCCAGGAAAAAGTCGTTTACTTCATCGGTGGCCACGGCGAGCACGATCCGTTCAGCCGCCACGCCAGGGACGGCTACAGCGAGGCGGCGCTGGCCCTGCGGAATGAGAACTTTGTCGTCAAGCCCCTGCTGCTGTCGCGCACGGCACGCGTTCCCGAGGACGCCGCGCTGTTGGTGCTGAGCGGCCCACGGGCCGATTTGCTGCCCCGGGAAACCGCCGTCCTTGAGCGCTTCGTGGCCGACGGCGGCAGTCTGCTGGTGATGATTGACCCCATGGCCGCGCCCAATCTGAGCGCCTTTCTCAGCACCTATGGCGTCGGCCTGAGCCAGGACCTGGTGTACGACCCGTCCAACCGGCTGTTTGGCGGAGACGCGCTCAGCCCGATCGTGTCGCTGTACAATACCGGCGTGGCGATTGTCAGAGACTTTGCGATCAACACCATCTTTCCGCTGGCCCGCTCGGTCGAGCCACTCGACCCCCTGCCCCACCCGGCCCTCAGCGCCGCCCCCTTCTGTCGGACCGGCCCGGGCTCGTGGGCACGCTTTACCCCCGGGGCTGAGGTATCGGCGGGCGCGCTCGAATTCGAGGGCACCCAAGCCCGCCAGGGACCGATCTCACTGGCGGTGGCCGTGACCGTCGACCTCGATGGCTGGTCGGCCACCGACGCCGGCGTGACGGCCCCCTCCCCGGCCGTCCCTGCCCAGCCCGCCCGCGCGCCGCAGAATACGGCGCGTCTCGTTGTCTATGGCGATAGCGATTTTGTCAGCAACGCCCGTCTGTCGCTGCTCGGCAACAGAGACCTGTTTCTCAACACGGTCCAGTGGCTGGTCCAGGAAGAGCGTTTCATCACCGAACGGCCCAAAAACGAAGAAACCGCCCCAAAACTCTCGACCATCTTTCTGACCGCCCGGCAGAGCCGGCAGCTGTTCTGGCTGGCGGTGCTGGGCGAGCCGCTCGCCGTGCTGCTGATCGGGCTGGTGGTGGCCGGCTATCGACGCCGCAGAACGGTCTGA